TCTCCTACTACGACTACTACCAGCCGGAGGCCTACGTCCCGCGCTCCGACACCTATATCGAAAAGGAATCCTCGATCAACGAGCAGATCGACCGCATGCGCCACTCGGCGACGCGCTCGCTGCTGGAGCGCGACGACTGCATCATCGTCGCCTCCGTGTCCTGCATCTACGGTATCGGCTCGGTCGAGACCTATACCGCCATGACCTTCCAGATGTCGGTCGGCGACCGCCTCGACCAGCGCCAGCTGCTCGCCGATCTCGTCGCCCAGCAATACAAGCGCCGCGACATGGATTTCCAGCGCGGCTCGTTCCGCGTCCGCGGCGACACCATCGAGCTCTTCCCCGCGCACCTGGAAGATGCCGCCTGGCGCATAAGCATGTTCGGCGACGAGATCGACGCCATCACCGAGTTCGACCCGCTGACCGGACAGAAGACCGGCGAGCTGAAATCGGTCAAGATCTACGCCAATTCGCACTATGTCACACCACGTCCTACCCTCAACGGCGCCATCAAGGCGATCAAAGAGGAGCTGAGGCTTCGCCTCGCCGAGTTGGAAAGGGCCGGCCGCCTGCTGGAGGCCCAGCGCCTGGAGCAGCGTACCCGTTACGACATCGAGATGCTGGAGGCCACCGGCTCATGCGCCGGCATCGAGAACTATTCGCGTTATCTGACCGGCCGCGCCCCCGGCGAACCGCCGCCCACCCTCTTCGAATACATTCCCGACAACGCCCTGCTCTTCATCGATGAGAGCCACGTCACCGTGCCGCAGATCGGTGGCATGTACCGCGGTGACTTCCGCCGCAAGGCGACGCTCGCCGAATATGGTTTCCGCCTGCCCTCCTGCATGGACAACCGTCCTTTGCGTTTCGAGGAATGGGATGCGATGCGCCCGGACACGGTCGCTGTGTCAGCCACGCCTGGCGGCTGGGAGATGGAGCAGGCAGGCGGCGTCTTCGCCGAACAGGTCATCCGTCCGACCGGCCTCATCGACCCGCCGGTGGAAGTCCGCTCCGCCCGCTCCCAGGTCGACGACGTGCTCGGCGAGATCCGCGAGACTGCCGCCAAAGGTTACCGCACCCTCGTCACCGTGCTCACCAAGCGCATGGCCGAGGACCTCACCGAATACCTGCATGAGCAGGGCGTGCGCGTCCGCTACATGCATTCCGACATCGACACGCTAGAGCGCATCGAGATCATCCGCGACTTGCGCCTTGGCGCCTTCGACGTGCTGGTCGGCATCAACCTTTTGCGTGAGGGCCTCGATATCCCCGAATGCGGCTTCGTCGCCATCCTCGATGCCGACAAGGAGGGTTTCCTGCGCTCCGAAACCTCGCTTATCCAAACGATCGGTCGCGCTGCGCGCAACGTCGACGGCAAGGTCATCCTCTATGCCGACACCATCACCGGCTCGATGAAACGGGCCATGGAAGAAACCAGCCGTCGCCGCGAAAAGCAGGTGGCCTACAACGAGGAACACGGCATCACCCCGGAATCGGTGAAGGCCCGCATCTCCGATATCCTTGATTCGGTCTACGAACGCGACCACGTCCGCGCCGACATCTCCGGCGTCTCCGGCAAGGGTTTTGCCGACGGCGGCAACCTCGTCGGCAACAACTTGGCTGCCCATCTCAACGCGCTGGAAAAACAGATGCGCGACGCTGCCGCCGACCTCGACTTCGAAAAAGCCGCCCGCCTCCGCGACGAAATCAAGCGCCTCAAGGCTGCCGAGCTGGCGGTCATGGACGACCCGATGGCCCGCGAGGAGTCGCGGGCGATGGAAAGCGGACGTAAGGATGCTACGAGCCTTCGGTCCTCGACCTCCGCGCCTCAGCATGGGGGTGCCGCAAACTCAACAAATTCCTTCCCGCAAGCAACCGGGGCCAGCAGGAGACCTCGTGGTGAGGACGTTCAAAGGACCGCCTCGAACGGCAAACCCAGCCTCGACGACATGGGACCCGGAATCGACGCCGCAAAACCGCTCTTCCGCAAGCCCGATCTGGATGACATGGGCCGCGACGTCGCCGAACCCACGAGAAAGCCCCTTTTCCGCAAAAACACCCTCGACGAAATGACCGTCGGCCGCACCGAAAAACCGGTCACCGGCAAGCTGCCGGTAAAGCCTGATGCCGCAAAAAGCACGAAGCTCATCACACCGCCGCAAGAAGGCCAGCGGGAACGCGCCGACGCGCCAAGCTCTCCGCCATCCTCGGGCTTGACCCGAGGATCCAGCGACGACCCCCGCCCCCTCGTCCGGGGCAAGACGGGGGCCGGCTCCTACGAGGAGCCCGCGGATCAGAAGCGTAAGGGCAGCACGAAAGGCAAGACCGGGCGCCCGGGGCACTGAACTTTTCCCTCCCGGACTCCATCCGCGAACCAGCCACGTTCAGCGTCAAACCGCACATCACCGCACATCGATCTGCAGCACCTGCTCAAAATCACACTGTCGATCGCAACATGCGAAAGCAGTTTCGGACCAATGGCCCGCACAGCGCCCATACGATCGAATTCTTGTGCCCGCGGTGCCGATGCACCTCGACGGGAACCGATATCCGGAATTCGGCGCTTGCATGATTTGCGCGACCGCCCGAGGACGACCGCGAGCCGTGAAGCGCCCTACTCCGCAGCCTCGCCCCGCCGCTCCGTCACGGTCGCTATCGCCACCATTTCCACCTCATACGAGTACCCTTCGAGCATCTGATATGCATGCTCGATCGCCTCGATCTGGCCCTCCGCCTTGCGGATGGCGTCAGTGATCGACTGGCTGCGGGCGCGCAGCATGGAGCCGAGCACGTCAGTTTCCGGGCGACGGCCGAGGCGGTCGATGTGCTGGCGCACGCGGTTGCGGTGGCGCTCCAGCTCCAGGATGTGGAAGCGGTTCTTGACGATGTCGTCGGAGAGCTTTCTGCGCATGGCCGCCACAGGGTCGAAGCTGCCGGGCTCGCGATCGTCGAGGATGACGTCGTTGACAAGCTTTTCCAGCATCAGCACGCCTTCGAGGTCCTTGGGGTCGGCAAGCTGCGGGTCGTAGCCGGTGTCGTCGTAGACCCGGCGGCGCACCGGATCCTTCAAGAGTTCGTAGGCGGTCTGCAGCCGGCCGAAATGCTCCGCATCTCCGCCCGAGTCGGGATGGGCTGTCTTGGCGGCCTTGCGCCAGGCGCTGCGGATCGCCTGCTCGCCGGCGTCGCGGTCAAGTCCGAGCAAAATATAGGGATCGATCAAACCGCCCACCTGTCCATCTAGCATTCATCTGTCCCCACCCCCGTGACCTACCCCCTCGGCCCTCCGGCATCAAGCCCGAAGCACCTGCACCGGCCATAATCGGGTCCAGTCGGGACGAAATTGTGGAGCGGCACGTGAATTCGCCGGGCCGCGAACCATTCGATTAGCCAATTTCGGCGGCCATTCCCCATCTCTATGCTTGTCGCGCGCGCCATGTCCATGGTTCGAAAGGCTCATTCAACATTGCAAGAAGGTTGGTTCACGGCGCCGACCGGCGTCGACGTGGTGAATTCCTGTTAAAACACAGTCGAATGATGGCGCGCGGAAGTGCGACGGAAAAGGAACCGTCAGGGCGTCAAGGCTGCAGTCGAGATCGCCGCGGAGCAAGGGGGGCGGTTCTGTTCCGAGACGGAATCCGCAAATGACACAGATCGCCTTGTGAAAGGTAACATTTCGTCAAGTGTTTGAATCTTTGGCGTTTCCCGGCTTGCGTCAGCGCATGCCACAATATTGCCGCTTGCTTTTTTCCCGAAATGCTGTCACCAATTGCAGCACTCGGGCATTAGCATGCCGGTGACTGGACAGATGTGGTAAAGCCTTCCGTTACGGAAGGCGGCGCGGGTAACCCCCGCCTGCGTAGACGTTCTTTCCCCGTACGTGACTTCTCCGACTGACCCTTCGTTCCGGTCTAACGGGACGAAAGCTAAAGCCGTCCGCTTCCTTTCGGGGGCGCGGATACCAGACAGACTAAGGGAAAAGGACTATCCCACATGGCCACCAAAGGCGTCGTAAAATTCTTCAACCAGGACAAGGGTTTTGGTTTCATCACTCCGGACGGCGGTGCAAAGGACGTATTCGTTCACATCTCCGCTCTCCAGGCATCCGGCATCCAGTCGCTCCGTGAAGGCCAGCAGGTCACCTTCGACACCGAGCCGGACCGCATGGGCAAGGGCCCGAAGGCCGTCAACATCTCGGCCAACTGATTTTAATTTCTGCCACGGCAGGAATGAGAACGGCGTCTCATGGGCGCCGTTTTTTGCTTTTGGCGTCAGGCGCTCAGCGCCTCCTTGGCACCGGGAAAATCCACCGCCGCAAAGGCCGCTGCGATCACCTCCGGCCCGGCGCCTGCCTTTGCCGCATCGCTCGACAGAATCTGTCGGTAGCGCCTGGCGCCTGGCAGACCGGTGAACAGCCCGACCATGTGCCGCGCCACATGTTGCAGGCGCCCGCCGCTTTCGAGATGCCGCGCGGCATAGGCCATCATGCGGTCGCGCAGCCCGTCCCAATCCGGCTCTGCCGCCGGTGCGCCGAAGAAGCGGTGATCGAGATCGGCAAGGATCCCCGCATTCTGATAGGCCGCCCGACCCAGCATCACGCCGTCGACATGCTTCAGATGCGCCGCTGCTTCGTCCAACGTCAGGATGCCGCCGTTGATACCGATAAAGACCTCCGGCCACCGCTCCTTCATGCGATAGACGATGTCGTAGTCGAGCGGCGGGATCTCGCGGTTCTCCTTCGGACTCAGCCCTTTGAGCCAAGCCTTTCGTGCGTGGATCCACACCGCATCGGCACCTGCGTCCAGCACCCGCGCCAACAGTTCCGGCAGTGCCTCTTCCGGCTCCTGCTCGTCCACGCCGATCCGGCACTTTACCGTGACCGGTACATTGGAGACTGCCTTCATGGCCATAACGCAATTCGCCACCACCTTAGGCGTCAGCATCAGGCAGGCCCCGAAGGTTCCCGACTGCACCCGGTCCGAAGGACAGCCGACATTGAGATTGACCTCGTCGTAGCCGTAGGGCCCTGCGATCCGAAGCGCCTCGGCAAGTTTCACCGGATCCGATCCGCCGAGCTGCAGCGCCACCGGATGCTCGTCGCCATCAAACGACAGCAGCCTCTCGCGCGGCCCGTGAATGATCGCGTCCGCCACGACCATTTCAGTATAGAGCAATGCGTTCCGGCTGATCTGCCGGTGGAAATACCGGCAATGGCGGTCGGTCCAGTCGATCATAGGGGCGACCGCGAAAATCGAAAGCCCTGATCTCCGGGCTTTTGCGTAGAAATTCAATTTGTTATGGCCGTTTGCTTGTGTCACGTTTTGTCAGTCTTTTTCAGCCTGTTGCACCATTTTTCAGGGCGAGGTACAACATTGTCGTACTTCAACGGAGCAATGTTGTACCGCAATGGGAACCATCAACGCACGCAAGCGCAAAGACGGCACGGTCGGATATACCGCACAAATCCTACGCAAGAAAGGCGGCGAGATCGTTTGGCGAGAGGCTAAGACCTTCGGCAGGAAGCGCGAGGCAGAAGCATGGATCCGCTGGCGCGAAGCGGAACTCGACAAGCCAGGCGCCATTGAGCAATTATCCAAGAGCGATTCCACGCTTGCCGACGCGATCGACAATTACGTGGATGCGAAAAGGACGATTGGTCGGACGAAGGCGCAATGCCTGCGCAGCATCAAGACCTACGCTATAGCATCTAAAGACAGCCGCACCATCCGCAGCGTCGATATCGTTTCGTTCGCGGATGAGCTTCTGGCTGGCGGCCGAAAGCCTCAGACCGTCGCGAATTACATCAGCCACCTTGCCGCCGTCTTTCGCGATGCAAAGGCGGCATGGGATATCGACCTTGACTACGGCGAAATGCAAGCGGCCCAGCGAACCCTCATGCGCCTTGAGAAGACTTCCAAGTCGGAAGAGCGCACGCGCCGCCCTACCCTCGCCGAGCTCGACAAGTTGATGGAGCATTTCACCGATCG
Above is a window of Rhizobium etli 8C-3 DNA encoding:
- the uvrB gene encoding excinuclease ABC subunit UvrB, which encodes MAKSTKKSPTPNGFEEAPQTSFEGAPLDGSVADWVRQLEADAEASSVETQREIASKAGKHRKKVEIAASKSARGTSMGGSTDPKTRAAAGLNPVSGMDTTLEEASSLSAGTAVTATVEALSALIESGNPLHKNGKIWTPHRPARPDKSEGGIAIRMASDYEPAGDQPTAIKDLVEGLENGDRSQVLLGVTGSGKTFTMAKVIEATQRPAVILAPNKTLAAQLYSEFKNFFPDNAVEYFVSYYDYYQPEAYVPRSDTYIEKESSINEQIDRMRHSATRSLLERDDCIIVASVSCIYGIGSVETYTAMTFQMSVGDRLDQRQLLADLVAQQYKRRDMDFQRGSFRVRGDTIELFPAHLEDAAWRISMFGDEIDAITEFDPLTGQKTGELKSVKIYANSHYVTPRPTLNGAIKAIKEELRLRLAELERAGRLLEAQRLEQRTRYDIEMLEATGSCAGIENYSRYLTGRAPGEPPPTLFEYIPDNALLFIDESHVTVPQIGGMYRGDFRRKATLAEYGFRLPSCMDNRPLRFEEWDAMRPDTVAVSATPGGWEMEQAGGVFAEQVIRPTGLIDPPVEVRSARSQVDDVLGEIRETAAKGYRTLVTVLTKRMAEDLTEYLHEQGVRVRYMHSDIDTLERIEIIRDLRLGAFDVLVGINLLREGLDIPECGFVAILDADKEGFLRSETSLIQTIGRAARNVDGKVILYADTITGSMKRAMEETSRRREKQVAYNEEHGITPESVKARISDILDSVYERDHVRADISGVSGKGFADGGNLVGNNLAAHLNALEKQMRDAAADLDFEKAARLRDEIKRLKAAELAVMDDPMAREESRAMESGRKDATSLRSSTSAPQHGGAANSTNSFPQATGASRRPRGEDVQRTASNGKPSLDDMGPGIDAAKPLFRKPDLDDMGRDVAEPTRKPLFRKNTLDEMTVGRTEKPVTGKLPVKPDAAKSTKLITPPQEGQRERADAPSSPPSSGLTRGSSDDPRPLVRGKTGAGSYEEPADQKRKGSTKGKTGRPGH
- a CDS encoding J domain-containing protein, whose protein sequence is MLDGQVGGLIDPYILLGLDRDAGEQAIRSAWRKAAKTAHPDSGGDAEHFGRLQTAYELLKDPVRRRVYDDTGYDPQLADPKDLEGVLMLEKLVNDVILDDREPGSFDPVAAMRRKLSDDIVKNRFHILELERHRNRVRQHIDRLGRRPETDVLGSMLRARSQSITDAIRKAEGQIEAIEHAYQMLEGYSYEVEMVAIATVTERRGEAAE
- a CDS encoding cold-shock protein — encoded protein: MATKGVVKFFNQDKGFGFITPDGGAKDVFVHISALQASGIQSLREGQQVTFDTEPDRMGKGPKAVNISAN
- the dusA gene encoding tRNA dihydrouridine(20/20a) synthase DusA, translating into MIDWTDRHCRYFHRQISRNALLYTEMVVADAIIHGPRERLLSFDGDEHPVALQLGGSDPVKLAEALRIAGPYGYDEVNLNVGCPSDRVQSGTFGACLMLTPKVVANCVMAMKAVSNVPVTVKCRIGVDEQEPEEALPELLARVLDAGADAVWIHARKAWLKGLSPKENREIPPLDYDIVYRMKERWPEVFIGINGGILTLDEAAAHLKHVDGVMLGRAAYQNAGILADLDHRFFGAPAAEPDWDGLRDRMMAYAARHLESGGRLQHVARHMVGLFTGLPGARRYRQILSSDAAKAGAGPEVIAAAFAAVDFPGAKEALSA
- a CDS encoding tyrosine-type recombinase/integrase yields the protein MGTINARKRKDGTVGYTAQILRKKGGEIVWREAKTFGRKREAEAWIRWREAELDKPGAIEQLSKSDSTLADAIDNYVDAKRTIGRTKAQCLRSIKTYAIASKDSRTIRSVDIVSFADELLAGGRKPQTVANYISHLAAVFRDAKAAWDIDLDYGEMQAAQRTLMRLEKTSKSEERTRRPTLAELDKLMEHFTDRQVRAPHSAPMCKLIAFAIFSTRRQEEISRILWDDLDEPHSRILVRDMKHPGQKRGNHTWCELTPEAMAIVKSMPRTKPEIFPYTGDAMSAAFTRACQFLGINKEDTPEADRLVFHDLRHEGISRLFEMGRTIPLAASVSGHRSWNSLKRYAQIKEVGDKFAGWKWLDVVTK